AGCGCACGAGCTCGCGCGCGCCCAGTGACTGCGGCTCGATCCGATGGTCGATGCCGCGGATCCATACCGGCCGCTCGCACAGCTGGCGCGCGCGCTCGCCCGCGACCATGACCAGCGCCGACGCGCCGTCGGTCACCGGCGGCAGGTCGTGCGCGCGCAGCGGCGAGCTCACGTAGGGCTCGGCCAGGAGCTTCTCGACCGAGAACTCGCCCGAGACCACGGCGTGTGGATTGCCGATCGCGGACCGCCGGCTGCGCGCCACCACCTCGGCCAGCTCGCGCTCGCTCTTGCCCGTGGCTTCGAGGAACGCGCGCGCCTGGATCGCCGCCAGGCTGTGCGCGTCGGGCCACAGCGGAGTCACCGTGTAGGGGTCGAGCTGGAGCGCGAGCACCTCCGCGATGTCGCCCGGCGACGACTTGCCGAACGAATACACGAGCGCGGAGTCGACGTCGCCGGTCTGGATCTTGATCCAGGCCTCGTACAGCGCCCACGCGCCGTCCATCTCGACGTGTGACTCGCGGATCGGCGGCCAGGCCCCCACCGCGTCGAGCGCGCCCACGAACGCGAAGCTCTGGCCCTGCAGGTAGTCACTCGAGCCCGAGCAGGTGAAGCCGATCT
The sequence above is a segment of the Myxococcota bacterium genome. Coding sequences within it:
- a CDS encoding thiolase domain-containing protein, whose translation is MRDVAIVSFAQSAKARELRNEIEILMPVVHEAVGASRMPRTEIGFTCSGSSDYLQGQSFAFVGALDAVGAWPPIRESHVEMDGAWALYEAWIKIQTGDVDSALVYSFGKSSPGDIAEVLALQLDPYTVTPLWPDAHSLAAIQARAFLEATGKSERELAEVVARSRRSAIGNPHAVVSGEFSVEKLLAEPYVSSPLRAHDLPPVTDGASALVMVAGERARQLCERPVWIRGIDHRIEPQSLGARELVRSASSEIAGAKAGVHKGKVDFAELHAPYSHQELILRAALGLGENVKINPSGGALASHALMAAGLVRIGEAAARIMAGHGDRAVAHATQGPCLQQNLVCVLEGD